Proteins encoded together in one Perognathus longimembris pacificus isolate PPM17 chromosome 8, ASM2315922v1, whole genome shotgun sequence window:
- the Arid5a gene encoding AT-rich interactive domain-containing protein 5A: protein MAAGGRGTPQLPVSHPPFLPLLPWLLAAPSAKGRRKQSEGSDSSQLPASPKPTGQQSGSQSPGLREGSREEEEREAERAFLVSLYEFMKERRTPIERVPHLGFKQINLWKIHQAVERRGAYELVTGRRLWKHVYDELGGSPGSTSAATCTRRHYERLVLPYVRHLKGEDDKPLPPCQPRRPHKTAQDPARPKRAREERPGARMIPGEAHADAADLARLPGPGPPEDGTRRPGAAPGPPSPRGGARPRPPPAPPAAPRGVLSPLAKKKLLAQAHPGAVLRPVGRHPGEPRCPTGGGPARPSRDDDGGLSAPQPRLGWGGAASRPSAFRRSGPGPPPSAGWASPRPAGPDGLPPRPPPAPRGREPPRAASPRREEAAGRGASCPRGPEAYGGAALPGPLSLPGAPDPPAPAPPAWPAPPVTALAAPPFLHLHTRL, encoded by the exons ATggcagctggggggcgggggactcCTCAGCTACCTGtctctcacccacccttcctccctcttcttccctggCTCCTGGCAGCCCCCTCCGccaaagggaggaggaaacagtCAGAGGGGAGCGACTCCTCCCAGCTCCCCGCGTCCCCCAAACCCACCGGCCAGCAGAGCGGGAGCCAGAGCCCCGGCCTGCGGGAG GGCTCGCGCGAGGAGGAGGAGCGCGAGGCGGAGCGCGCCTTCCTGGTCAGCCTCTACGAGTTCATGAAGGAGCGGCGCACGCCCATCGAGAGGGTGCCCCACCTCGGCTTCAAGCAGA TTAACCTGTGGAAGATCCACCAGGCGGTGGAGAGGCGGGGCGCCTACGAGCTG GTGACCGGCCGCCGCCTCTGGAAGCACGTGTACGACGAGCTGGGGGGCAGCCCGGGCAGCACGAGCGCCGCCACCTGCACGCGCCGCCACTACGAGag GCTGGTCCTCCCCTACGTGCGGCACCTGAAGGGGGAGGACGACAAGCCGCTGCCCCCCTGCCAGCCCCGGAGGCCGCACAAGACGGCCCAGGACCCGGCCAGGCCGAAGCGGGCCAGGGAGGAGCGGCCGGGGGCCCGG ATGATTCCAGGCGAGGCCCACGCGGACGCTGCCGACCTGGCCCGGCTTCCCGGCCCGGGGCCCCCCGAGGACGGCACGCGGCGGCCTGGCGCGGCTCCGGGGCCCCCCTCGCCCCGCGGGggcgcccgcccgcggcccccgcccgccccccccgcggCGCCGCGCGGCGTCCTGTCGCCGCTGGCCAAGAAGAAGCTGCTGGCCCAG GCGCACCCCGGCGCGGTGCTCAGGCCGGTGGGCCGGCACCCCGGGGAGCCCCGCTGCCCGACGGGCGGGGGGCCCGCGCGGCCTTCCCGCGACGACGACGGGGGGCTCTCGGCCCCACAGCCCCggctggggtggggcggggcggccaGCCGCCCCTCGGCCTTCCGGAGGAGCGGCCCGGGCCCCCCGCCGAGCGCCGGCTGGGCGTCCCCCCGGCCCGCGGGCCCCGACGGcctcccgccccggccgccccccgccccgcgcggccggGAGCCGCCCCGGGCAGCGTCGCCCCGGCGGGAGGAGGCCGCGGGCCGGGGCGCCTCCTGCCCGCGGGGCCCCGAGGCCTACGGGGGCGCCGCGCTGCCCGGCCCGCTCAGCCTGCCCGGCGCCCCGGACCCG CCCGCACCCGCGCCCCCCGCCTGGCCCGCGCCGCCCGTCACCGCGCTCGCAGCGccccccttcctccacctccacaccaggCTCTAG